Genomic window (Pongo abelii isolate AG06213 chromosome 4, NHGRI_mPonAbe1-v2.0_pri, whole genome shotgun sequence):
GCGCGCGGGCGTCGCGCAGCGAGCGGTCGTGGGGCAGCGCGGCGAAGGCCGAATGGCGCAGCTGGCAACCGATGAAGAGGACGACGAGCGCCACCGagagcagcagcaggaagaagaGCAGCAGGTAGGTGGGCAAGTCGGGCTTTGTGGCCGCGCCGTCCC
Coding sequences:
- the SMIM32 gene encoding small integral membrane protein 32; amino-acid sequence: MYGDIFNATGGPEAAVGSALAPGATVKAEGALPLELATARGMRDGAATKPDLPTYLLLFFLLLLSVALVVLFIGCQLRHSAFAALPHDRSLRDARAPWKTRPV